A portion of the Stigmatella aurantiaca DW4/3-1 genome contains these proteins:
- the rplJ gene encoding 50S ribosomal protein L10 produces the protein MQKSEKEEMIKELSDKFQRTQTAIVAEFSKLDVETVTKLRRKFREAKVDYKVIKNTLAKRAAKGTSVEVIADDFKGPVALAISYDDVIAPAKILTEFIKDLETIKIRSAVVQGKRINVEGVKALAKMPGLTELRGQLLGMLNQPASKLVRTLSAPGSQLARVLQARSEQGESK, from the coding sequence GTGCAGAAGAGCGAGAAGGAAGAGATGATCAAGGAACTCAGCGACAAGTTCCAGCGGACTCAGACCGCCATTGTCGCCGAGTTTTCCAAGCTGGACGTGGAGACCGTGACCAAGCTCCGCCGGAAGTTCCGCGAGGCCAAGGTCGATTACAAGGTCATCAAGAACACGCTCGCCAAGCGGGCGGCCAAGGGGACGTCGGTGGAAGTCATCGCCGACGATTTCAAGGGCCCCGTCGCGCTGGCGATCAGCTACGACGATGTCATCGCCCCGGCCAAGATCCTCACCGAGTTCATCAAGGACTTGGAGACGATCAAGATCCGGAGCGCCGTCGTTCAGGGCAAGAGGATCAACGTCGAGGGCGTGAAGGCCCTGGCGAAGATGCCCGGTCTGACGGAGTTGCGTGGACAGCTGCTGGGGATGTTGAACCAGCCGGCCTCCAAGTTGGTTCGGACCCTGTCGGCCCCTGGTTCGCAGCTTGCGCGGGTGCTTCAGGCCCGTAGCGAGCAGGGCGAGTCCAAGTAA
- the rplK gene encoding 50S ribosomal protein L11: MKKVTGQVKLQIPAGKANPAPPIGPALGQQGVNIMEFCKQFNAKTQAEAKEGLIIPVIITVYQDRSFTFILKTPPAAVLIKKAAGLHTEKKKGSGAKKPGKEKVGQITRQQLEEIAKKKIQDTTAASLEAAMNTIAGTARSMGIDVVG, translated from the coding sequence ATGAAGAAGGTCACAGGACAGGTCAAACTGCAGATTCCCGCCGGTAAGGCGAACCCCGCTCCTCCGATCGGCCCCGCGCTCGGTCAGCAGGGCGTGAACATCATGGAGTTCTGCAAGCAGTTCAACGCCAAGACCCAGGCGGAGGCCAAGGAAGGCCTGATCATCCCGGTCATCATCACGGTGTACCAGGACCGTTCCTTCACGTTCATCCTCAAGACGCCGCCGGCCGCCGTGCTCATCAAGAAGGCGGCGGGTCTGCACACCGAGAAGAAGAAGGGCTCGGGCGCGAAGAAGCCTGGCAAGGAGAAGGTGGGGCAGATCACCCGCCAGCAGCTGGAAGAGATCGCCAAGAAGAAGATCCAGGACACCACTGCGGCTTCTCTCGAGGCGGCGATGAACACCATCGCTGGCACCGCGCGCTCCATGGGCATCGACGTCGTCGGCTAA
- the rplA gene encoding 50S ribosomal protein L1, with the protein MPKIAKKFAAATALVDRNKRYSIAEGFQLLKKTVEARATKFDQTVDVAINLGVDPKHADQMVRGAVVLPHGTGAVVRVAVFAKGEKASEAEAAGADVVGGDDLAKRIEGGFLDFDTVVATPDMMGVVGRLGKVLGPRGLMPNPKVGTVTVDVRKAVADAKGGKVDFRVEKAGIVHVKMGKSSFAADKLEANFNTLVDLVMKLKPATAKGVYLKGIALSTTMGPGIKLDTTEILARHR; encoded by the coding sequence ATGCCGAAGATTGCCAAGAAGTTCGCTGCTGCCACTGCTCTCGTGGATCGCAACAAGCGCTACTCCATTGCCGAGGGCTTTCAGCTCCTGAAGAAGACCGTCGAGGCCCGCGCCACCAAGTTCGATCAGACCGTGGATGTGGCCATCAACCTGGGCGTGGACCCGAAGCACGCGGATCAGATGGTCCGTGGCGCCGTGGTGCTCCCGCACGGAACCGGCGCCGTCGTGCGCGTGGCCGTGTTCGCCAAGGGTGAGAAGGCCAGCGAGGCCGAGGCCGCCGGCGCCGATGTGGTGGGCGGCGATGATCTCGCCAAGCGCATCGAGGGTGGCTTCCTCGACTTCGACACCGTTGTCGCCACGCCGGACATGATGGGTGTGGTCGGCCGCCTCGGTAAGGTGCTCGGCCCCCGCGGCCTCATGCCGAACCCCAAGGTCGGCACCGTCACCGTGGATGTGCGCAAGGCCGTAGCGGATGCCAAGGGCGGTAAGGTGGACTTCCGCGTGGAGAAGGCGGGCATCGTCCACGTGAAGATGGGCAAGTCCTCCTTCGCGGCGGACAAGCTCGAGGCCAACTTCAACACCCTCGTGGACCTGGTGATGAAGCTCAAGCCGGCCACGGCCAAGGGCGTCTACCTGAAGGGCATCGCCCTCTCCACCACCATGGGGCCGGGCATCAAGCTCGACACCACCGAGATCCTCGCCCGGCACCGCTAG
- the nusG gene encoding transcription termination/antitermination protein NusG, with the protein MAKKWYVVHTYSNFENQAKKSLEEKIRLEGLQDQFGEILIPMEQVVEMVKGEKKTSKRKFFPGYIFVQMDLNDRTWHLVKNTPKITGFPGAAQNQQPTPISDAEVARLTSQISEGTLKPKPKVQFEDGDTVRVIDGPFANFNGTVEEVNPEKGRVKVLVSIFGRATPVELDFMQVEKTTG; encoded by the coding sequence ATGGCGAAGAAATGGTACGTCGTCCACACCTACTCGAATTTCGAGAACCAGGCCAAGAAGAGCCTGGAGGAGAAGATCCGGCTCGAAGGTCTGCAAGACCAGTTTGGGGAGATCCTCATCCCCATGGAGCAGGTCGTCGAGATGGTGAAGGGCGAGAAGAAGACCTCCAAGCGCAAGTTCTTCCCGGGCTACATCTTCGTCCAGATGGATCTGAATGACCGGACGTGGCACCTGGTGAAGAACACGCCGAAGATCACCGGTTTCCCGGGCGCCGCGCAGAACCAGCAGCCCACCCCCATCTCGGATGCGGAGGTGGCTCGCCTCACCTCGCAGATCTCCGAGGGGACGCTCAAGCCGAAGCCCAAGGTGCAGTTCGAGGATGGGGACACGGTCCGCGTCATCGATGGGCCCTTCGCCAACTTCAACGGCACGGTGGAAGAGGTCAACCCCGAGAAGGGGCGCGTGAAGGTCCTGGTGAGCATCTTTGGCCGGGCCACCCCCGTTGAGCTCGATTTCATGCAGGTGGAGAAGACCACCGGCTAA
- the rplL gene encoding 50S ribosomal protein L7/L12, with protein sequence MADLNKIAEELSTLTVLEAGELVKLLENKWGVSAAAVAVAAGPAAGAAAAAPVEEKTEFTVVLANAGANKINVIKEIRAITGLGLKEAKDLVEGAPKNVKEGVSKDDAKKFKDQLTAAGATVEVK encoded by the coding sequence ATGGCTGATCTGAACAAGATTGCAGAGGAACTCTCCACTCTCACCGTCCTCGAGGCGGGAGAGCTGGTGAAGCTGCTTGAGAACAAGTGGGGCGTTTCCGCCGCCGCCGTGGCCGTGGCCGCGGGCCCGGCCGCCGGTGCCGCTGCCGCCGCTCCTGTCGAGGAGAAGACGGAGTTCACGGTGGTCCTGGCCAACGCCGGTGCCAACAAGATCAACGTCATCAAGGAGATCCGCGCGATCACCGGCCTGGGCCTGAAGGAGGCCAAGGACCTGGTCGAGGGCGCTCCGAAGAACGTCAAGGAGGGCGTGTCCAAGGACGACGCCAAGAAGTTCAAGGACCAGCTCACCGCGGCTGGTGCGACCGTCGAGGTCAAGTAG